The genomic interval AGTTACGATATCTGGGTGCATTTGAATGAAAAAGGGTATGATTTGATGCATTTTAACCCAAAACGTAGCCCATCCCCAGGCCTGCGATGCTGCAGGAGACTGCAAAGCCATGGGGTGGGAAGAAGCTCTGCTAGGTGATGTTGAAGGTGATGAAGGAGCCATCCGCTTTCTGCTGATGTTCCACCGGCTCTGCCttcccccagggctgggctggaaCCTTGCAGCGTAGGGATGAGCGGCCAGGCAGGGCTTCGCTGATGTGGGTCACCTCGCTGAGCTCTGCCTCCAGCGTGCTGACGGTGTTCGTCACTTGGGCCACGTGCACCTTGTTGGCTGCCTTCTTGTGCAAGAGGCAGATGAAGATCTTCTTGAAGCCCTTGCGGAAGTGTTTGGAGACCAGGGCGTAGACAATGGGGTTCACACAGGAGTTGGCATaggagatgagatgtgagagGATGCGGAGCACGTATGTAGCGTGATTGAGAGGGAAGTACCCGAACCAGACACAGAGGATGACCAGGTGATGGGGCAGCCAACAGAGGCAGAACAAGACGGCTACAATGATGATCATCCTGGTGACCTTCCGCTTGGCCTTCTTGGACTCTGACATGTCTTGGAGAGGGTCCACAGACCTCCACAGGTAGTGAATAGTCCGCACATAAGTGAGGCTCAGGATCAGCACTGGGATGATGTAGCTGAAGATGAAGGTGCAGATGTCCATGACCTTGCGTTGGGAGATCTCCCAGATGGGGTGGCAGACGGTCAGGTTGGCCAACCGGAACTCCTGGTAGTAGCTGAGGTAAGGTCCCGAAAAGATGAAGGAAAGACCCCAGATGAAGCAGATGGCCATGAGGGCGTTCCTGGGTGTCCTCAGCTCCCTTGAGTGCAGGGGGTATCGTATGGCCAAATACCTGcatgggagagggagagggacaTGGCTGCAGTCCTGGGGAGAGCATGCGGAGCTGCTCCGGGAGCAGACTGGAGAAAGGGCAAAAGTGATGGATCTGAGCTTTCCAGGGCAATTAGTCCCACAACTGATTCCCTGGTGCTCCTAAGTGTCCCAGTGGGGTGAGGAGAATCCTCTCCCCTGACCCTGTCCCATCACCCTCCCAGCAGTGCTCACAGGGAAGATGGGGACAGTCCCCTTCTGTCCCTCTCCCTAATCCAGCAGATCCTCACTTGATCATCGGTCTATCTCGCACAAGCGACAGCAGCAGCGAGCATATGAAAGCAGGAGCAAGTCCCCAGGATCCCCAGACACTGCATTGCTTGCACTGGCACATGCGAAAGCACGTCACCAGTTTTCAGCTCTGCAATTAGATGGTTCCTTAATTACGTTCAGATCTAGGGGCTCATGCAAGTCCCTGCTTGCTTGATAcctctcttcctcccagctctggggctgcaggaggagaggcagacCCTGGGTCCAGTTTAgctcctgggggctggggggggctgtcCCGGCAGCCAGGGTGGTGTCGTGCGGGGATAGCAGGACGCATCCAGCCCTGTTCTGGGGCTGCCGCGGCTCTTCCCAGGGGCCTTTCGCAGGGACTTTACACATCCCACCGTCTCACAGGTTTCGGGCACCGAGCAGagcaggaccagcagctccctggctctCGCCTGCTGAGGGTTAGGAACTCGCCAGCCCTTGTagagccagcagctgagctagCGCGGGGTAAAGCGCAGGCAGGAGCAACAGGCTCCCTTTCACAGCCCCCCTGGGCCAGGCTGGGACAGTCACTGGGACAAGGGACAGGACTAGGACAGAAAGGGGCTTTTTGCTAATAAAAGGGGAGGGTGGGAAAAGCAGTGTCGCAGCTCAAACATCCCAGTGCTTTCTCCTCCTCGAGGTTTCCTCGCTTtgctgtggggagggcaggggctcTCTCCACACATCCCGGGAAGAGCAGGGGCTGCGCAGGGATCCAGCTTTGCTTCTCTACAGAGAGCACATGGAGAGCTGCCAGAGTCTGAGGATAAACCCCAGTCCTGTTACAGCTTCGGGGTCTGAAAACCTCCTCCAGCTGGGCACTGGGGCAAGGGGTCCCAATCCAACCCTCTCCGCTGGACGCCATCCTCGATGACTGCATTGCCTTGCACGCACGAACTGGGAAATGCTCCTGGATTCATCTGTGAGCTCCTGGAGGTCGCAGCAATTGGGACTTGGCTCCAGGGGATTCTgtcccctctcctgcctgggggacggtgggggggggtgtgtgtgtgtccagaCAAGGGGGAGCCGCGGGGTCcagggagcccccccccccattcccttTCCTACCTGTCGAGGGAGACAGTGGCCAGGGTGAAGCTGCTGGCGTACATGGTGAGGTAGATGAAGAAGTGGACGGCCTTGCACATGAAGGGCCCAAACACCCAGCCCTCCAGGGTGTAGATGGTGGCTTGGAAGGGGACGCAGAAGAGGATGAAGCAGAGGTCGGCCACCCCCAGGTTGAGGATGAAGAGGTTGGTGGTGTTCTTCGCCTGCCCGTTGCGCAGCAGCACGGCCAGGACCAGGCAGTTGCCCACCGTGCCCACGAGGAAGATGATGAGGTACACCAGCGGGATGATCACCGACTCGGGCTGCCAGCCCGCCTCGGAGCCCGTCGCTGAGCCATTCATGGCCGGAGTGTGCGGAGCGCGCAGCGGGGATGGACGGGGGGAGCGTGCCTGGAGAACGCACTGGGGAGGCGCGCAGAGGGTGCGCGGAGAGCGTGGCGGGGATGCGCGGGAAAGGGGGTGCACGGAGAGCACAGCGGGGGGTGTACCAGGGATTGCACGGGAAAGGGGGTGCACGGAGAGCACAGCGGGGGGTGTACCAGGGATTGCGCGGGAAAGGGGGTGCACGGAGAGCGTACCGGGGATGCACAGGAAAAGGGATGCACGGAGAGCGCACGGGAGATACACGGGAAAGGGGGTGCACGGAGAGTGTGCCGAGTGACCCTCCGGGGCTCACGGAGAGCCGGCCGGGGTTACACGGGACGCGGGAGGGGATGCACGGGATGCGGGTGCCCTTCACCTCCTCCGGGTCGGCTGGGAGCCCGCGGCCGCTCGGtgcggctcggctcggctcggctcggctcggctcggctgggCGCTCTCCCtgccgccggcggggcgggggggggtggtggggggggtgttggggctCCGGGGCGGCGGCTCCCGCCCAGCCCCACGCATCGCGCCCCGAGCCCCCCGCCGCGGCAAACACCGGCCCGCCGAGCGATGGGGGCGGCAAgatccccccccgccccggggtgTGTGGGGGGCTAAATCCGGTGGGGCAAAGTGTCCTTCGgtgccgtgccccccccccccgccccccgccccgggaagGTGCCGGGGTAGCCGGGCTGGGCAGCCCAAAGCGAGCTGGACACCCAAAATGGGGGGGGCGGGCCGTTTCCTTATTGCTCGCCCCTGCAGCGGTCGCTGGGAGAGGGCTCGGCTAACcccaggggctgcggggcgTGGGGGGTAGGAATGGGGTCCTCTCAGGCTGCAAATGCGTCCAAATCGTCCAGCACGTAGCTAAATCCTTGCACCAAAACACCCCAGAGGTGAGCTCAGATTTGCAGGAGAATCTTTATTTCTGCCCCGGGGTGGGGATCAGGGTAATTCACTGCAGCGAGAACAGATCTTTTCCACATCTTCTTTTCCTGCCTGTAAAATTGCCTGTTTTGTTCCTTCACAGCCTTCGTGGACGGCCGGTGAGCTAGCCGGTGCAATCAGCTCTCCGAGGACACTTCGTCTGGCCCCCAGGCTGCCTTGCTTTGTTCCTGTggacagagaaatatttaatatatcaACTACTCCTGTAACTAACCCACTCCACAGCTTCTCGGTTGTCTTAA from Grus americana isolate bGruAme1 chromosome 18, bGruAme1.mat, whole genome shotgun sequence carries:
- the GALR2 gene encoding galanin receptor type 2 — encoded protein: MNGSATGSEAGWQPESVIIPLVYLIIFLVGTVGNCLVLAVLLRNGQAKNTTNLFILNLGVADLCFILFCVPFQATIYTLEGWVFGPFMCKAVHFFIYLTMYASSFTLATVSLDRYLAIRYPLHSRELRTPRNALMAICFIWGLSFIFSGPYLSYYQEFRLANLTVCHPIWEISQRKVMDICTFIFSYIIPVLILSLTYVRTIHYLWRSVDPLQDMSESKKAKRKVTRMIIIVAVLFCLCWLPHHLVILCVWFGYFPLNHATYVLRILSHLISYANSCVNPIVYALVSKHFRKGFKKIFICLLHKKAANKVHVAQVTNTVSTLEAELSEVTHISEALPGRSSLRCKVPAQPWGKAEPVEHQQKADGSFITFNIT